The Ananas comosus cultivar F153 unplaced genomic scaffold, ASM154086v1, whole genome shotgun sequence genome contains a region encoding:
- the LOC109705004 gene encoding uncharacterized protein LOC109705004, which translates to MRGVKRFGVWGKLSPRYVGPFEILEQVGAVAYKVALPPRLAGVHDVFHVSNLRKYVHNSEHILSYILIEIQEDMTYEEFPAFIVDREVRKLGNREISYVKIHWSNHDDREDTWELENVMRERHPHLFEELE; encoded by the coding sequence ATGCGAGGTgttaagcggttcggtgtttggggaaagctaagtccccgatatgtcgGACCCTTTGAGATTTTGGAACAAGTCGGCGCCGTGGCTTACAAggtagcattaccaccgaggcttgcagGGGTGCACGACGTATTTCAtgtatccaatctccgcaagtatgtccaTAATTCggagcatattctctcgtatatacttATAGAGATTCAAgaagatatgacttatgaggagttcccggcattCATCGTCGATCGAGAAGTGAGAAAACTAGGGAACCGTGAAATTTCGTATGTTAAAATCcattggagcaaccacgacgatcGGGAAGATACGTGGGAGCTTGAGAACGTGATGAGAGAgcgtcatcctcatctcttcgaagAGCTGGAGTGA